From one Rhodopirellula islandica genomic stretch:
- the serA gene encoding phosphoglycerate dehydrogenase yields the protein MHRILVLDDIAQEGIDLLEATEGIEYEVRTKLKGEELRQSLNEFDAAILRSGVTITPESLEGNTRLRALVRAGVGTDNIDKPAATRRGIVVMNTPAGNTVSTAEHTFAMLLAMSRNIAAANQSLVEGRWDRKKFMGTQVAGKTLGIVGMGRIGREVASRAQSFDMDVVAFDPFLTDDQAESLKVRRVGTVDEMLPQIDYLTVHTPLTPETRGLIGMEQLEKVKPGLRIINVARGGIYDAEAMVEGLKSGQLGGVALDVYENEPCTDSPLFGMPGVVCTPHLGASTEEAQTQVAVEGIHLLLNYLRTGEIRHSVNVASLDPKTLAELRGHLNVAHRLGLFLSQLHGGGIDHARLTFRGEVSSKDTRVLNNAFCAGLLERVVEDANVINSEMLLRERGIELTCERVGDKGAFTSSITAEVSGNGKTVQAGAAILGHEMPRLILVNGYRLESFLDGKLLVFVHKDVPGIIGRVGMTFGSHGVNIAQMAVGREGDAPGGAAIGVLSLDGDVPAAALDDLLAIDAITECQVIDMPKAGQLPSWLS from the coding sequence ATGCATCGCATTCTCGTTCTGGATGATATCGCCCAAGAAGGCATCGACTTGCTCGAAGCCACCGAGGGCATCGAATACGAAGTTCGCACCAAACTCAAAGGCGAAGAACTTCGCCAGTCGCTCAACGAGTTCGATGCGGCAATCCTTCGCAGTGGCGTGACCATCACACCGGAATCACTGGAAGGCAACACGCGTCTGCGAGCCTTGGTTCGCGCTGGCGTCGGAACCGACAACATCGATAAACCAGCCGCGACGCGGCGCGGAATCGTGGTGATGAACACGCCCGCCGGCAACACCGTCAGCACCGCCGAACACACCTTCGCCATGCTGCTCGCCATGAGCCGCAACATTGCCGCGGCCAACCAAAGCCTGGTCGAAGGCCGTTGGGACCGCAAGAAATTCATGGGCACCCAGGTCGCCGGCAAAACCCTGGGCATCGTCGGCATGGGCCGCATCGGTCGCGAAGTTGCCTCGCGTGCTCAATCGTTTGACATGGACGTGGTCGCTTTCGATCCCTTCCTGACGGACGACCAAGCCGAATCGTTGAAGGTTCGCCGCGTCGGAACGGTCGACGAAATGCTTCCGCAAATCGATTACTTGACCGTCCACACGCCGCTGACGCCCGAAACTCGCGGCCTGATCGGCATGGAGCAACTTGAAAAGGTCAAACCGGGCCTGCGAATCATCAACGTCGCTCGCGGTGGCATCTACGATGCCGAAGCAATGGTCGAAGGCTTGAAATCGGGCCAGCTCGGTGGGGTCGCGCTCGACGTCTACGAAAACGAACCCTGCACAGACAGCCCGCTGTTCGGAATGCCCGGCGTCGTCTGCACACCACACTTGGGTGCCAGCACCGAAGAAGCCCAGACGCAAGTTGCCGTGGAAGGCATTCACCTGCTGCTGAACTATCTCCGCACCGGTGAGATCCGCCACAGCGTCAACGTGGCTTCGCTGGACCCCAAGACATTGGCCGAGCTTCGTGGTCACCTCAACGTGGCTCACCGCTTGGGATTGTTCCTCAGCCAACTGCACGGCGGTGGCATCGACCACGCTCGCCTGACGTTCCGCGGCGAAGTCTCCAGCAAAGACACGCGAGTTCTCAACAATGCATTCTGCGCTGGATTGCTCGAACGTGTGGTCGAAGACGCCAACGTGATCAACTCGGAAATGTTGCTTCGCGAGCGTGGCATCGAACTGACCTGCGAACGCGTTGGCGACAAAGGCGCGTTCACCAGCAGCATCACCGCGGAAGTCAGCGGCAACGGCAAAACCGTCCAAGCCGGTGCCGCGATCCTCGGCCACGAAATGCCGCGTTTGATCTTGGTCAACGGGTACCGCCTCGAATCGTTCTTGGACGGCAAACTGCTGGTGTTCGTCCACAAGGATGTCCCAGGGATCATCGGTCGCGTCGGCATGACGTTCGGCAGTCATGGCGTCAACATCGCCCAAATGGCAGTCGGACGCGAAGGCGATGCCCCCGGTGGTGCTGCCATTGGCGTGCTCAGCCTGGACGGCGACGTGCCCGCAGCGGCACTCGACGACTTGCTCGCGATTGACGCGATCACGGAATGCCAAGTCATCGACATGCCCAAGGCCGGCCAACTGCCCAGCTGGCTCAGCTAA
- a CDS encoding response regulator: MRILLIEDDEAFHYLCQMAFKRAGEAVDLTTAFDGLEALAILRDGETKPDVILVDINMPRMNGHEFLQEYSQTDPGNLPVVAMLTSSEDPRDRDPAMRYPFVKDYLVKPLTGDHIQHIKQIHEAVRASTVQVLGEGRLEERQS; this comes from the coding sequence GTGCGAATCCTCCTCATCGAAGACGATGAAGCGTTCCACTACCTCTGCCAGATGGCCTTCAAACGCGCCGGGGAAGCCGTCGATCTCACCACCGCCTTCGATGGTTTGGAGGCATTGGCAATCCTGCGAGACGGTGAGACGAAACCAGATGTGATTCTGGTTGACATCAACATGCCCCGGATGAACGGTCACGAATTCTTGCAGGAGTATTCCCAAACGGACCCCGGCAACCTGCCGGTCGTTGCGATGCTCACAAGCTCAGAAGATCCACGTGACCGTGACCCAGCCATGCGGTACCCGTTTGTAAAGGACTACCTCGTCAAGCCGCTCACCGGGGATCATATCCAGCACATCAAACAAATTCACGAAGCCGTCCGAGCCTCCACGGTTCAGGTCCTGGGAGAAGGACGCCTCGAAGAACGTCAGTCATAA
- a CDS encoding mannose-1-phosphate guanylyltransferase, giving the protein MLHAIIMAGGSGTRFWPASRKAKPKQLLSLAGDRTMIQATRDRLSSVIPAERTHVLTSVALVEPIAEQLPELRRETIVGEPCRRDTAPCVGLAAALVAHEDPDAVMLVCPSDHVILQHDKFAEGVRRGEAILAEHPDAIVTFGIKPSYPAESFGYIQRGEVIDGHEACQVKTFREKPDAETAKQYLAEGTFSWNSGIFLWRAQTILDALKQHEPEMYSHIETISKAIGTDNYDEVLQKEFAAIEGKSIDYAVMERHSPVVVIEAPFDWDDVGSWQAVSRLHPADEFGNAVVGTHVSVDSTGCIIHGTPGHTIATIDVHDLIVVQTPDATLVAPKSSEERVREIVAALQNGGAEELT; this is encoded by the coding sequence ATGCTTCACGCGATCATCATGGCAGGTGGCAGCGGAACTCGTTTTTGGCCTGCTTCTCGCAAGGCCAAACCAAAACAACTGCTTTCATTGGCGGGCGATCGCACGATGATCCAAGCCACGCGGGATCGGCTCAGTTCGGTGATTCCGGCGGAGCGAACGCATGTGTTGACTTCGGTCGCGTTGGTGGAGCCGATTGCGGAACAACTGCCCGAGCTTCGCCGCGAAACGATCGTGGGCGAGCCATGTCGACGTGACACCGCACCGTGTGTTGGACTGGCAGCTGCCCTGGTGGCTCACGAGGACCCTGACGCAGTCATGCTGGTCTGCCCCTCGGACCATGTGATTTTGCAACACGACAAGTTCGCCGAAGGCGTGCGTCGTGGCGAGGCGATCTTGGCCGAGCATCCCGATGCGATTGTGACCTTTGGGATCAAGCCGTCTTATCCCGCGGAGTCGTTTGGCTACATCCAACGCGGCGAAGTGATCGACGGCCACGAAGCTTGTCAGGTCAAGACATTTCGCGAAAAGCCGGATGCGGAGACGGCGAAACAGTATCTGGCCGAAGGCACTTTTTCTTGGAACAGCGGAATCTTCCTCTGGCGAGCTCAGACGATTTTGGATGCGCTCAAGCAGCACGAGCCCGAAATGTACTCGCACATCGAGACGATTTCCAAGGCCATCGGCACCGACAACTACGACGAGGTGCTGCAGAAAGAATTCGCGGCGATCGAAGGCAAATCGATCGACTACGCGGTGATGGAACGGCACTCGCCAGTCGTGGTCATCGAGGCCCCGTTTGATTGGGACGATGTGGGAAGCTGGCAAGCGGTTTCTCGCTTGCATCCGGCGGATGAATTCGGCAACGCAGTGGTGGGAACGCATGTGAGCGTGGACTCGACCGGTTGCATCATCCATGGGACGCCCGGCCACACGATTGCCACCATTGATGTGCACGATCTGATTGTGGTGCAGACTCCCGATGCGACCCTGGTGGCTCCCAAATCTTCGGAAGAACGCGTCCGAGAAATCGTCGCTGCCTTGCAGAATGGCGGGGCGGAAGAGCTCACCTAA
- a CDS encoding sensor histidine kinase gives MTTKQINALRMRQILIKRFGIAIGIIFATIILAFICESEQIRKADEDAFLVNVSGRQRMLSQRIALASRALLLSDSPRFEASCRTELSDSIQLMRQSHEFLLQDVQTSPGRNAIYLGEGRLDSQIKDYLRSAEEALATSNRNVTDHLARVAFDGPMLGLLDQVVTEHQSDAENRIQAFGTYKAVLTLISLGTLFALVWFVFQPTVALVTHNLEYLEKSNAELIEFTYRMSHDLRSPVVSSRCLSQLAIKLLDEDDPQEAKEAMRRAETSLTKLSHTIQDIVSLVKQSMTDPLVETVPLRSIIEEAVQHSRDLPGGDVIDFQVICDEQLQVQTKRVPLKQSIENLVSNAVKYRDINKQTSRITIEVITAKNDFELSICDNGLGIDPKFNDQIFGMFKRFHPHVSSGSGLGLYLVSKNVDSIDGSVGYRPTTDGSRFTIHFPSLGA, from the coding sequence ATGACAACCAAGCAAATCAACGCCCTGAGAATGCGGCAGATTCTCATCAAGCGTTTTGGCATCGCGATCGGCATCATTTTCGCGACGATCATCCTCGCATTCATCTGCGAATCCGAACAAATTCGGAAAGCGGACGAAGATGCGTTCCTGGTCAACGTCAGCGGTCGACAACGGATGCTGTCTCAACGCATTGCACTGGCGTCTCGCGCCCTGCTGCTTTCAGATTCCCCTCGATTTGAGGCAAGCTGCCGAACGGAACTGAGCGATTCGATTCAATTGATGCGGCAGTCGCATGAGTTCCTGCTCCAAGATGTCCAGACCTCGCCCGGACGCAATGCGATTTACCTGGGCGAAGGTCGACTCGACTCCCAAATAAAAGACTACCTTCGCAGCGCTGAAGAAGCACTTGCAACGAGCAATCGAAACGTCACGGATCACCTGGCTCGCGTCGCCTTCGATGGCCCAATGCTGGGCTTGCTGGATCAAGTGGTCACGGAGCACCAGTCCGATGCAGAGAACCGGATCCAGGCGTTTGGAACCTACAAGGCAGTCCTCACCCTGATTTCATTGGGCACCCTGTTCGCCTTGGTTTGGTTCGTATTCCAACCCACCGTCGCACTGGTCACCCACAACCTGGAATACCTCGAAAAATCAAACGCGGAACTGATCGAGTTCACCTACCGAATGTCGCACGACCTTCGTTCGCCAGTGGTGTCATCACGCTGCCTTTCGCAACTCGCGATCAAGCTGCTCGACGAAGATGATCCGCAAGAGGCCAAGGAAGCCATGCGCCGAGCTGAAACTTCGTTGACGAAACTGTCCCACACGATTCAAGATATCGTTAGCCTGGTCAAACAAAGCATGACAGACCCTCTCGTTGAGACCGTTCCCCTCCGCTCCATCATCGAAGAGGCGGTGCAACACAGCCGTGATTTGCCCGGTGGTGACGTGATTGACTTTCAAGTCATTTGCGATGAACAGCTTCAAGTGCAAACCAAACGGGTGCCCCTGAAACAATCGATCGAGAACCTGGTTAGCAATGCCGTCAAATATCGAGACATCAACAAACAGACCTCCCGAATCACGATTGAAGTGATAACCGCCAAGAATGATTTTGAATTGTCGATTTGCGACAACGGCCTGGGAATTGATCCCAAATTCAACGACCAGATTTTCGGGATGTTCAAACGCTTTCACCCCCACGTCTCATCTGGAAGCGGACTGGGCTTGTATCTGGTGTCTAAAAACGTCGATTCGATCGACGGATCGGTCGGTTACCGTCCAACAACAGACGGATCCCGATTCACAATCCATTTCCCCAGCCTGGGAGCCTGA